Proteins found in one Verrucomicrobiota bacterium genomic segment:
- a CDS encoding DUF4198 domain-containing protein has translation MRAFDVAQSCTLPYRRFAIGSAATNSGTPDWMTVAVEARSFAKRKFFRLPSGKPHDLKLTEGATVSGRVLRDGKPLKNLEMVLEPGKFTPPDFRKPGGLGPDMQPKDKPLRGAESPSF, from the coding sequence GTGCGTGCCTTCGACGTAGCGCAGAGTTGCACTCTGCCGTATCGCCGATTTGCAATCGGCAGCGCGGCGACAAATTCCGGAACGCCCGATTGGATGACGGTGGCCGTGGAAGCGCGCTCGTTCGCGAAACGGAAATTCTTCCGGCTGCCCAGCGGGAAACCGCACGACTTGAAACTCACGGAGGGCGCCACTGTCAGCGGCCGGGTTCTGCGCGACGGGAAGCCGCTGAAGAATCTGGAGATGGTGTTGGAGCCGGGCAAATTCACGCCGCCGGATTTCCGCAAGCCAGGCGGCCTGGGACCGGACATGCAACCCAAGGACAAGCCGTTGCGTGGCGCGGAGTCGCCGAGCTTTTGA
- a CDS encoding DUF1559 domain-containing protein: MSLAEHAFNRTGTARALACRGRRPRRPHRCGRWARPLMTEARRRSADRRGAGRNTRGRVRSPLSAMESSRGFTLTELLVVIAVIALLASLLLPALSKAKEKARQARCQGNLRQIGLGLILYVQDQERYPYSVVFREPTTLYTWDKSVEPYLENNWTNALFKCPSYRGPTYPIAPSPPGLFRDPARSYAYNARGTDLRVSGTGRPLLGLGGWSIVGLDEKPHKEPEISAPGDMIAIGDTIRYADQEYLVQSFRYTGGYLPSHRSGRPGLNLVFCDGHVEFNRADRLFERLPTPRRRWNYDNEPHPETWEKP, translated from the coding sequence ATGAGCCTGGCCGAGCATGCCTTCAATCGCACGGGGACCGCACGCGCCCTCGCGTGCCGTGGTCGGCGCCCTCGCCGACCACACAGGTGCGGTCGATGGGCTCGTCCTTTGATGACGGAAGCACGACGACGATCGGCCGACCGGCGAGGCGCCGGTCGGAACACGCGAGGGCGCGTGCGCTCCCCACTCTCTGCAATGGAATCGAGCCGAGGTTTCACCTTGACCGAGCTGCTCGTCGTCATTGCAGTCATCGCGCTCCTCGCGAGCTTGCTTTTGCCGGCGCTCTCGAAGGCCAAGGAGAAGGCGCGCCAGGCTCGATGCCAGGGCAACTTGCGGCAAATTGGCCTGGGGTTGATCCTTTATGTGCAGGACCAGGAGCGTTATCCCTACTCGGTGGTATTTCGGGAACCGACGACGCTCTACACCTGGGACAAGTCGGTGGAGCCTTATCTGGAGAACAACTGGACGAACGCTCTCTTCAAGTGTCCCAGCTACCGGGGGCCGACCTATCCCATCGCGCCAAGCCCGCCCGGGCTGTTCCGTGATCCTGCGCGCAGCTATGCCTACAACGCGCGAGGAACCGATCTCAGGGTCTCCGGGACCGGGAGACCGCTCCTCGGACTGGGTGGCTGGAGCATAGTGGGGCTGGACGAAAAGCCGCACAAGGAACCTGAAATCAGCGCTCCGGGCGACATGATCGCGATTGGCGATACCATCCGCTATGCAGACCAGGAGTATCTAGTTCAGTCGTTTCGTTACACCGGCGGTTACCTGCCCAGCCACCGGAGTGGACGTCCGGGACTGAATCTTGTCTTTTGCGACGGCCATGTGGAATTCAATCGTGCGGACCGACTCTTCGAGCGCTTGCCAACACCTCGCCGCCGCTGGAACTACGACAACGAACCACATCCCGAAACGTGGGAGAAACCGTGA